One genomic region from Daphnia magna isolate NIES linkage group LG10, ASM2063170v1.1, whole genome shotgun sequence encodes:
- the LOC116932826 gene encoding neuropeptide SIFamide receptor encodes MDYLVVMDINPANGTDWPESPHRPWYRYNVWVSGALCTVYGLVFCAGLIGNILVAVVVLRGSRTMRRCVTNLFLVNLAFADLLVVLACLPFTLVAHLIYPWVLGSFICKLVPYLQGVSVCASVYTLVAVAVERYWSISSPWKKRLSSRCCRIIIGFIWIGSAIITLPWLIVFRQDYVSDTLVCTEKWPDPLMGDAYYAVAHLTLCYVLPLVIIAACYALICRQIWCRQIPGSGEQGLNYRHRCHHYNNRRRYNGVGGRLNLHRAKIRALRMLAIVVAAFALSWFPLYATFTRLKFTKAMSDGEAEFWEMLMPVAQWLSSANSCVNPLLYHFLDPKFRSGFKQLLCSDGVAGGEGGQEGRQQRHQNYLNAAATATPEPFSPPLRARFHNMQPTSQTTAQQQQYGNEWV; translated from the exons ATGGACTACCTGGTGGTGATGGATATCAATCCCGCAAACGGAACCGATTGGCCGGAATCGCCTCATCGGCCATGGTATCGATACAATGTATGGGTAAGTGGAGCTCTTTGCACAGTGTACGGCCTCGTCTTCTGCGCCGGTCTAATAG GGAATATTCTTGTGGCCGTGGTCGTTTTGCGTGGAAGTCGAACGATGCGCAGATGCGTCACTAATTTGTTCTTGGTCAATTTGGCTTTTGCTGATCTTCTTGTCGTTCTCGCCTGTCTGCCGTTCACGCTAGTGGCTCATCTTATCTACC CTTGGGTGTTGGGCTCCTTCATTTGCAAACTGGTGCCGTACCTGCAGGGCGTCAGCGTTTGCGCTTCAGTTTACACGCTAGTGGCCGTAGCTGTTGAGCGTTACTGGTCCATCTCGTCACCGTGGAAGAAGCGCTTGAGCTCCAGGTGTTGTCGCATCATTATCGGGTTCATCTGGATCGGTTCCGCCATCATCACTCTACCGTGGCTGATCGTCTTTCGACAGGATTACGTTTCCGACACACTG GTCTGCACGGAGAAATGGCCCGATCCGTTGATGGGAGACGCCTATTACGCTGTGGCGCACTTGACCTTGTGCTACGTCTTGCCGCTCGTCATCATCGCCGCTTGTTACGCTTTAATTTGTCGTCAAATTTGGTGTCGTCAAATACCTGGCAGTGGCGAACAAGGTCTCAATTACCGACACAGATGTCATCATTATAATAATAGGCGGCGGTACAATGGCGTGGGAGGTCGACTCAATTTGCATCGAGCTAAAATCAGGGCTCTGAGGATGTTGGCCATCGTCGTTGCCGCATTTGCGCTCTCCTGGTTCCCGCTCTACGCCACATTCACGCGACTCAAGTTCACGAAGGCAATGAGTGACGGGGAAGCTGAATTCTGGGAAATGCTGATGCCTGTGGCTCAATGGCTGAGCAGTGCCAACAGTTGTGTCAATCCGTTGCTGTATCATTTTCTCGACCCGAAATTCCGGTCCGGATTTAAACAGTTGCTTTGCTCGGATGGCGTTGCCGGCGGCGAAGGGGGCCAAGAAGGACGTCAACAAAGACACCAAAATTACTTGAACGCCGCAGCCACTGCTACCCCTGAACCTTTTAGTCCGCCACTGCGCGCCCGTTTTCATAACATGCAGCCCACTTCGCAGACGACCGCTCAGCAGCAACAGTATGGAAATGAGTGGGTGTAG
- the LOC116932807 gene encoding vitamin K-dependent gamma-carboxylase, which produces MFLLIVVFALNSAFHAWRHGWLVVNKLSIISLLFSVFYTFFSLYNPKFPSSLFLLLLRPHKAFDKKMTAPRTIINKLGMISDKCHQAAWQLKDPSNLAVTRILFGFLMAVDIHFERGFAEVDHRFGGFTQCHFPLFDFVKPLTFQWMCLVYLLMWLGACGIMVGYNFKLSCLSFIIPYWYILILDKTSWNNHSYLYGLLSILLLFSSANHYCSIDAWINPDIRNKPVPNWNYLLVKFQIFLLYFYAGVKKMDPEWLGGYSMKNLGSHWVFTPFKIFLTEETIEYYMVHIGGFVLDLTVGVWLLWPKSRPLALFFATSFHMMNAQLFTIGMFPYVCLATLPVFCDDDWPKRWIAKCPGLLRRCLPDATKIATTTTRENGGKYSAFKITLMGLYVVTQLVLPWSHSVTQGYNNWTNGLYGYSWDMMVHAWETMHVVVTVKDKTTGRLNYLDTEVFVRNDKWVGHADMVYQYAHCVKDRLEAVNMTDVAIYVDVWRSLNGRFQQRLIDPRVNLLEAEWSPFRPTPWLMPLLTELSAWRQKLTQLERTVFNWSDSSRVAFVADFPGLSMDNYVPEGVTNATIQVLEGQVELSIENGTQSYLLNANDTASLPSRVMHKITTTSTVPACYMYTFIGPATASESGNARRNSAKKETSHRDVSLMTPFAKSLALVGQSILNLVFGIPLVMHNSK; this is translated from the exons ATGTTTTTATTGATTGTTGTTTTTGCTCTAAACTCCGCCTTTCACGCATGGCGCCATGGTTGGTTGGTCGTAAACAAGCTGTCCAtcatttctcttcttttttcggtgttTTACACCTTCTTCTCCCTTTATAACCCAAAATTCCCTAGTTCCCTTTTCCTACTTTTATTACGACCGCACAAAGCATTCGACAAGAAGATGACTGCTCCAAGAACTATCATCAACAAACTCGGAATGATTTCCGACAAATGCCATCAAGCTGCATGGCAATTGAAAGATCCCTCCAATTTGGCCGTGACTCGTATACTCTTTG GCTTTCTTATGGCTGTCGATATCCATTTTGAGCGGGGCTTTGCTGAAGTGGACCACAGGTTTGGTGGTTTCACACAATGCCATTTCcctttatttgattttgtaaaGCCACTCACATTCCAGTGGATGTGTCTGGTTTATCTGCTGATGTGGTTAG GGGCTTGTGGGATAATGGTGGGCTACAATTTCAAGCTTAGCTGTCTCAGCTTTATCATTCCCTACTGGTACATACTGATATTGGACAAAACCTCATGGAACAATCATTCCTATCTTTATGGTCTGCTGTCGATACTCTTACTCTTTTCTTCTGCCAATCACTATTG TTCGATTGATGCATGGATCAACCCAGACATAAGAAACAAACCTGTGCCAAATTGGAACTACCTACtagtcaaatttcaaatttttctgcTCTATTTTTATGCTGGTGTCAAGAAGATGGATCCCGAGTGGCTTGGTGGCTATTCCATGAAGAACCTTGGCAGCCACTGGGTTTTCACACCTTTCAA GATCTTTTTGACTGAAGAAACCATCGAATATTACATGGTGCACATTGGGGGATTCGTTTTAGACCTGACCGTCGGGGTCTGGTTATTGTGGCCGAAATCGCGGCCTTTGGCATTATTTTTTGCTACTTCATTCCACATGATGAATGCACAGCTTTTTACGATAG ggaTGTTTCCTTACGTTTGCCTGGCCACGTTACCTGTTTTTTGTGACGATGATTGGCCTAAGCGGTGGATCGCTAAATGCCCCGGGCTGTTGCGCAGATGTCTTCCAGATGCGACGAAGATTGCCACTACCACCACTAGAGAAAACGGCGGCAAATATTCAGCTTTTAAAATCACCTTGATGGGCTTGTACGTCGTAACACAATTGGTCCTTCCTTGGTCGCACTCTGTCACTCAG GGATACAACAACTGGACAAACGGCCTGTACGGCTACTCGTGGGATATGATGGTACACGCATGGGAGACGATGCACGTCGTAGTCACGGTCAAAGACAAAACCACTGGACGATTAAACTACCTTGACACTGAG GTGTTTGTGAGGAACGACAAATGGGTTGGTCATGCAGACATG GTTTATCAGTACGCTCATTGCGTCAAAGATCGCCTCGAGGCAGTCAACATGACAGATGTGGCCATTTACGTCGATGTCTGGCGTTCTCTAAACGGCCGCTTCCAGCAGAGATTGATTGATCCTCGCGTCAATTTACTGGAGGCCGAGTGGTCCCCTTTTCGTCCTACGCCCTGGCTAATGCCTTTGCTTACTGAACTATCAGCATGGCGTCAAAAACTGACTCAGCTAGAACGTACCGTCTTCAATTGGTCAGACTCGTCCCGAGTTGCCTTCGTGGCCGATTTTCCCG GACTCTCTATGGACAATTACGTACCGGAAGGTGTGACGAATGCGACCATTCAGGTGCTCGAGGGCCAGGTGGAGTTATCGATCGAGAATGGAACTCAATCGTATCTGCTGAATGCCAACGACACAGCGTCTCTACCTTCGAGGGTCATGCACAAAATCACGACCACGTCAACCGTTCCAGCGTGTTACATGTACACTTTCATCGGCCCTGCAACCGCCAGCGAATCCGGCAACGCACGCCGCAACAGTGCCAAAAAAGAGACCTCCCACCGAGACGTATCTTTGATGACACCCTTCGCCAAATCTTTAGCTTTGGTTGGCCAGAGTATACTCAATCTAGTCTTTGGTATTCCGCTCGTGATGCATAACAGCaagtaa